ATGCGCGCAATAGTCTGTGCTTCATCGGTCAGCCGTTGCGGTGCGCCGACCCACTGACGGATGTCGTTTTTGCTTTGCAGTTGCAAGAGTCCGCCAACGCAGAAGGCGATCAGCACAAGCAGCAATACCGGCGTGCGAACGCGTTCAAGCAGTTTTTCCCGCAGACCGACTAATCGCTCGGCCAGACGCAGCGGCCATTGCGCCGGGCGCAGTTCGACATTCTTCAGCAGCGCCGGCAGCAGACACACCGCCGACAGATAGGCACCGAGCAACCCGGCAGCGGAGAACACCGCGATTTGCGTCAGCGCCGGGAACGGCGTCCACGCCAGCGCCAGATAACCGATGGCGCTGGTGATCAAGCTCAACGTCAGCCCGGGCAGGGTCAGGCGCAACGCCGGCCAGCTGCGCCACGGCTTGAGGCTCCAGCTCTTCGACAGATAGTGCAGCGGGTAATCCACCGCCACGCCGATCAGGCTCGAGCCGAGCACCAGCGTCATCACATGCATATGACCGAACAGCGCCACGCACGCCACCGCGCCGAACAGCATGCCGACCAACACTGGCACGAACGCCAGCAGCACCCGCCAGCGACGGAATGCCAACAGCAACAACAACAGAATACCCAGCGTGGCGCCGCCGCCGACCCAAGTCATTTCGCGTGTGGCTTGCTGCTGACCGTTGGCGGCGTAAAGCAAACCGCTGGCGGCCAGTAATTGCACATCGGATTTCGCCGCCTGCTCGCGACTGTGCTGGAGCAGATCCGCCACTTGCAGCGGCAGGTTCATATCGAAGGCATTGCCGGTGGTGCGCGCGCGCAGCAGCACCCAGCTCTTGCCGTCGGCGTCGGCGACCAATGCACCGCTACCGATGTCCAGTTGCACCGCGCCGTGTTGCGGCTGGCTGTTCTGGATGCGCCCGGTGAGGCCCAGCCAGTCATCCTGATTCGGCACCAGACTGAAACCGGTGAAGGGGTCGAACAGCGCCTGCACCCGTTGCTGAATAAAGGCGTCGGGGTGTTCGATCAGCAATTGCCGGTCATCCGCCGAGAGCATCGCCAGCCGCCCTTGCAGCAATTGCGTGCGCAGGGCCGGCAGATCGGCTTGCAGGTTCCACTGCACTTTTTCGAACAAGCCGCTGGCCTGCCATTGCTCGGCCAGCGTCTGCGCCATGGCCACCGCTTGCTGGCGATCGGCGTGGCCGACCAACACCATCATTTCGCGGTTGAGCGGTTCCTGCATGCGTTGTTCAGCGCGCAGTTCGAGGGCGTCCGGGTTAGTGCCCGGCACCAGCTCCATCAGATTCGCCGACAGCGGTGCGCCGTCGCGCCACTGCCAACCGGCCAGGGCGACAACTGTCAGCAGCAGAATCAGGAACAGCCACGGCAGTCTGCGTTCACTCAGCAAAGTCATGTTGCTCCGCATCGCTCAACGGTTGGCCAGCGCTGCTGTCCTGCATGCGCAGCACGGTGCTGTCGCCTTGGGTTTCCAGCAGTTCGATGCTTTGCACCAGTTCGCCGCCATCGATGTTGATCTGGTTGAACACTTGCTTGAGCAGCATCGAGCGCGGGGTCAGGGTCAGCTTCCATTTCTGCGCATCGCCGCTCAGGGCCAGTTCGAAATCCCGTTGCAGGCCACTGCTGTCGCCTTGCAATACGGCGAGGAACAAACGGTTCTGCTCGGCCCCGGCGCTCTTGTTCGGCAGCAATTGCCAGCCGTTGCCGTCACGCCGGGCAATGCCTTTGGCACTGATGCGGTAATCCTGTTGCAGCGGCGTTTTCAGCAGCCAGAGCAAGCCGTGATTTTTCGCGAGGACGAAACTGCCCTTGCTGATCAGCGGCTGGGGCAGGGCGCGCAGGTGTTTTTCCTGGATGAACTGGCCGTGGATCACATCCGGTTTCGCCAGTTGTTGGCTGAGCTGTTGCAGGTCGAAAGCGTGGGCCAGCGTCGATACGGCCAGCAGCGCCAGAGCGCCAAGACTTTTGGACATCAGGTTCATCGCAGCATCCTTTCCACGGCATCGGTGAAGATTTTCGGCGAAGCCAGTTGCATCTCGCGGCTGCTCACTTCGACTGCCACCTGCACGGAGCTTGCGCGGGTCAAGCGCTCGCCGGTTTGCAGGTCGGTGATCAGATAGTTGATCTTCAGGCGGTTTTCCCACTCGACCAGACTGGCGCGAACGTTCAGCTTCTGGCCGAACACTGCGCCGCGCACGTAGCGCAGTTGCAGATCGATGATCGGCCAGGCGTAACCGGACTCGACCATGTGCGTGTAGTTGTGTCCGATCTTGTCCAGCAGCGCGCAACGCGCCACTTCCAGGTATTTGACGTAATGGCCGTGCCAGACCACGTGCATCGTGTCGACGTCAAAGAACGGCACGAGGATTTCCGTATCGGCGTGAAGCACTCCGGCACTACGCATGCAGCCTCCAGTGTTGCGCGGCGATGCGTTGCAGACACAGGCGCAGCTCGCCTTCCAGCGCACGGTCTTCGATGACCGGCGGGAAGTCCTGGGCCAGTTCTTCGTGCATGGCCGCCAGTGCTGGCGGCAGTGGTCGGGCGTCTTGATCGCGACCCCGCAGCCACACGCCTTGATTGGCGGCGAGCAGTGTGGCAGCGGCGACTTGTTCGGTCAGCTCCAGCACGCGGATCGCATCGCGGGCGGCGATGGTGCCCATGCTCACCTTGTCCTGGTTGTGGCACTCGGTGGAGCGCGAGAAGACGCTGGCTGGCATGGTGTTTTTCAACGCCTCGGCGGTCCAGGCGCTGGTGCCGATCTGCACGGCCTTGAAGCCGTGGTTGAGCATCGCCCGATCAGCGCTGGCGCCAGACAGGTTGCTCGGCAAACCGTGGTTGTAACGCTCATCCACCAGCAATGCGAGTTGACGATCAAGCAGGTCGGCGACGTTGGCCACGAGGTTTTTCAGGCTGTCCATGGCAAACGCGATGTGCCCGCCGTAGAAGTGCCCACCGTGCAAAACACGTTCGGCTTCGGCGTCGATGATCGGGTTGTCGTTGGCACTGTTGAGTTCGGTTTCGATGAACGAGCGCAGCCAGTTCAGGCTGTCGGCCAGCACGCCGAGCACATGCGGGGCGCAGCGCAGCGAGTAGCGATCCTGCAAGCGATGCAGCGGCGCAGTCGGCGCGTCGATTGCCAGATCCTTGCGCAGCCACGCGGCGACCTGCATTTGCCCCGGATGCGGTTTGGCGGCGAACAGGCGTTCGTCGAAGTGTTCCGGGTTGCCTTGCAGCGCTACGACATTGAGCGCGGTGATGCGCGTGGCCAGTTGCAGCAGATAATCGGCGCGGGCGTAGGCGAGGCAGGCGAGGCCAGTCATTACGGCGGTGCCGTTCATCAATGCCAGCGCTTCTTTCGGGCGCAGCACCAATGGCGTCCAGCCCAACTCGCGATGCACATCGGCAGCCTGACGACGCTCGCCACGGAACATCACTTCGCGTTCGCCGGACAGCGTCGCGGCGACATACGACAGCGGTGTCAGATCGCCGCTGGCGCCGACCGAACCTTCTTCCGGGATCAGCGGCAGGATGTCGTGTTCGAGAAAGGCGTGCAGACGCTCCAGCAGTTCCACGCGTACCCCGGACACGCCGTGGCACAGCGACTGCAAACGTGCCGCCAGCACCGCGCGGGTGGCCTGGGCGTCGAGCAGTTTGCCGAGGCCGCAACCGTGGAACGTGTAGAGGTGACGGGGCAGCGCCTCGACGTGATGCAGCGGCACCGCGACCACGCAGGAGTCGCCGTAACCGGTGGTCACGCCGTAGATCACGCCTTCCTTGTCCAGCAACGAATCGAGGAACCGCGCGCCCTTGGCGATGCGTTCGCGGTACGCTGCGTCGCTCTGCAATTGCACGGGCGCCTGACGGTTGGCCAGGGCCAGCACGTCTTCGATGCGCAAAGGGCGTTCGCCGAAGGTTACCGGCTCATGGGTTGGCGTCGTCATCGGTCTTCCAGAAAGGGTAAAAGTTGAACCATTGCTGCGGTGCTTCGAGGCAATAGTGACTCAGGCGCTGCGCATAGCGAGTGGCCCACTGATGAATGACCTGCTCGCGCTCGCGGCGTGTCCACACCACGGCGTCGGCGAAGGGTTCGAGGGTCAGGCGATAGTGGCCGTCCGGCTGCTTGAGGCACATGAGCAGATTGACCGGGCATTTCAGCAGGCCGGCGAGTAGCCACGGGCCTTGCGGGAACGGCGCCGGGTGGCCGAGAAAGTCCACGCTGACACTACGCCCGCCGTGCAGTGGCACGCGGTCGCCGGCAATCGCCAGCCACTCGCCGCGCTCCAGGCGTTCGTGCAGTTGCAGCATGATCACCGGGTCGAGTTCGCTGACCTGAATCAGGCGCAGATTGGTCGCCCCGGCCTCGCCCAGCAGGCGGTTGAATTGCTCGGCGTGCTTGGTGTGCACCAGCACATTCATCGTGACCTTTTCGCCGATCTCCGCCAGCGCCCGGCACACTTCGAGATTGCCCAGATGCGCGCCGACCAGCAGTTGCCCGCGACTGCCGCGCAGTTGATTGCGCAGCAGCGCCGGATCGATGATTTCGATCTGCTCGATACGCAGCTTGCCGTTCCACACATCGAGCTTGTCGAGCATCGAATCGGCGAACGCCATGAACTGGCCGAATACCCGCCAATGACTCGGACGCAAGTCTTCGCGTTTGCTCCAGTCAGCGAGGCGCTGTTGGTACTGCCAGGCACTGCGCCGCGCGGTGCGGCCGAACAGGAAAAAGTACAGGACGATGCCGTACAGCAATGGACTCAGCAGACGCCGGCCAAGGACTTTGGCAGCGAACGCGGTGAATTTCATCAGCAGGAAACTGCCGCGCTCTTCGCGGTCGGCCCAGTGCTTTTTGTCGGTCTCGACGGTCATGTGCGCCACCGTCGCCAGAGGATGACGGGCAGGCGCAGCAACATGCCGAAGAACAGCCGTGTGTGCATGCTCGAAATGAGCGCGTTGTCGTGGAACAGCCGGAAGTGTGACACGCCATCGAGCGGGTAATGCACGCTGGTTTGCAGCCAGCGCATCGGCTGATTGCGCCATGACAGGCGCACCAGAATGTCGGAGTCGAAATCCATGCGTTTGCCGACTTTGGCCGAGTCGATCACGGCCAAGGTCGGCGCCAGCGGATAGACGCGAAAACCACACATCGAATCGCGAATTTGCAACGACAGCGTGTTGATCCACACCATCACGTGGGTCAGGTAACGCGCGTACAAACGGCCTTTCGGCACGCTCTCATCGAACAGCGGATAACCGCAGATCATCGCTTCAGGATGGGCGCGGGACTCCTCGACGAAACGGGCGACGTCGTGCAAGTCGTGCTGACCATCGGCGTCGACCTGCAAGGCATGGCTGAAACCCAGCCGCGAGGCTTCGCGCAGACCGGTCATCACCGCGCCGCCCTTGCCCTGATTGGCGGTCAGCCGCACCAGAAACACGTTGTCGCGCTCGGCCAGACCATCGAGCACGCGCGCGCAGGATTGTGTGCTGGCGTCGTCCACCAGAATGCACGGCAGACTTTGCGCGAGCAGCGCATCGACCACGGTGCCGATGGCTGTTTCATGGTTGTAGACCGGGATCACCGCGCAGGGGTTATGCATGCCGTTTCTCCACTGGAAAACTGCGATCCCTGTAGGAGTGAGCCTGCTCGCGATTGAGTGCGCAGCACTCACCAAGGTCAATCATTGCTCTACACCCAAAAGAATCCGTCCACTGGAGCAAGTTGCCGTGTCATTACGGTAAGCGAAATACAATTTGCCGCGTTCAGGATCAAAACGCAGATGCAGTTGGACTTCGTCGCCGGGGCGCACCAGTTGCTGGAATTTCAGCACTTCCATGCCGACGAACGCGCCGTTCAGGTTCAGCAGTTGGCGGCCGAGGTTCAGTGCCCATTCGACTTGCACCACGCCGGGCAGCACCGGGGCTTTGGGGAAGTGCCCGCTGAAGTAGGCCAGATCCGGCGGAACACTGAGTTGCAGGCTCCATTCTCCGTCGGATTCGACTTGCTCCAGCACTTCGGGGGCTTTCGGTCGGGAGGCGAGCAGCAGCGCTTCGATGTCGGCCTGGGGCAGTTTCCCTTGGCTGTTCAACGGCAGTTGCCGCACCAGACGCCAGCGACGGGGCAGGGCCAGGGCTTCGCAATGCTGACTCAAGTGTTTGCGCAGGGCTTCGGTCAGGCTACGGCGGCCGTGTTCGCGTAAGGCAAACAGGCCTTCGTCACTGAGCACAAGCAATGCGCCGAGGACGGCACGATTTTCCTGCACCACACCGAGACGCGCTTCGGCGACCCAATCGTGGGCGACCAGCGCTTGTTCCAGCATCGGCAGGGAAATGCGCTTTTCTTCGAGTTTGACGATCCGGTCCAGCCGCCCCAGCAGTTCGAAACGACCATCGGCGGCTATGCGCGCGGCATCGGCGGTGTGTTCGACATGCCCGGCAGGCAAATAAGGTGAGGCAATCAGCAGGGCGCCGTCAGCGTTCTGGCTCAGCTCGACACCGGCGAACGGCTGCCACAGGGTTTCGCCCTGACGCCAGGCAATGCCGCCGGTTTCCGAGCTGCCGAGGATTTCCGTTGGCCATTGCTGCAAACGCTGATGCAGGCTTTGCGCGGCTTCGGCCGGCAACGCGCCACCGGAGGAAAACACCCGACGCACTGCACTCAGGGCAGGCCAGTCGAGGTTGTCGCCCATGCGCTTGAGCAGCGCAGGACTGGCGACCCAGGCGAAGATGGAATGCTCGCGACTGGCGCGCTGCAAGTCCTCGGGGAAGGCCAGTTGCTTGCGCACGAACGTCCGCCCGGCGCACAGCGGCCATAGCACGCGGAACAGCAAACCGTAGATGTGTTGGGTGGCAACACTGCCGATGATGCAGGCCTCACCCAGATCCGCGCCCCACAGCTGTTCCAGCGCTTCGACCTCATTGGCCAATTGGCGCAGGGTCTTGTCGATGCGCTTGGGTTCACCGCTGGAGCCGGAAGTGCACAGGCTCAAGCGGCACTCGTCGAGATTCAGCTCGGCGCCCGTTAATGCAGGCTCATGGAAGTCAGCCAAGCGGCTGTCACCGGTCTGATCGGTCAGCCACAGATCGACTTCACCCGACCAGCGCTGGCGGGTCTGCGCTTGCAGATCCGAGGGCAGCAATACGCTGACGCCTGCGCGCCACGCACCGAGCAAGCCGATGGCCAGTTCGGCGGCATCTTCCAGATGCACAGCCAGACGCCGCACACCTTGGGCTTGCAGGCCGGCGGCAACGCTCAACGCCTGCTCGCACAGTTGCGCGTGATCGAGTGCCGGCGCGTGGCTGATCGCCCGCGCCGGCAGGGCCTTGAGCAACAGCTGCTCAAGTTTTATCCAGTTCATGTACGGCCTCTTACCCGTTGTCGTATCAGCCATTCAATGGCAAACATCAGGCCGATCAATCCGTAGGAGATCAGGCCGGTGTACAACATCCACCAATTCAGCGGCGCCCATAGGGTCAGGAGGGCGGCGCATAAACCGTTGCAGAAAAAAAACACACTCCAGGCCACGGTGACCTTTCGGGTGTAGGCAATCGCGTTGGCTGGCAGCTGCGGTTCTCGCAGCCGCGCCAGACGCTCGACCATCGGCGGGCCGAATTTCAGGCTCAGACTGAACAGCACCAGCATGAAGCCGCTGATCAGCACCGGATACCAGCGCAGCAACAGCGGGCTGTCGAACACCGCCAGCAGCAGGCAGAAACCGATGGCCACGCAAGCC
The sequence above is drawn from the Pseudomonas sp. FP2196 genome and encodes:
- a CDS encoding outer membrane lipoprotein carrier protein LolA, whose translation is MNLMSKSLGALALLAVSTLAHAFDLQQLSQQLAKPDVIHGQFIQEKHLRALPQPLISKGSFVLAKNHGLLWLLKTPLQQDYRISAKGIARRDGNGWQLLPNKSAGAEQNRLFLAVLQGDSSGLQRDFELALSGDAQKWKLTLTPRSMLLKQVFNQINIDGGELVQSIELLETQGDSTVLRMQDSSAGQPLSDAEQHDFAE
- the hutH gene encoding histidine ammonia-lyase, whose product is MTTPTHEPVTFGERPLRIEDVLALANRQAPVQLQSDAAYRERIAKGARFLDSLLDKEGVIYGVTTGYGDSCVVAVPLHHVEALPRHLYTFHGCGLGKLLDAQATRAVLAARLQSLCHGVSGVRVELLERLHAFLEHDILPLIPEEGSVGASGDLTPLSYVAATLSGEREVMFRGERRQAADVHRELGWTPLVLRPKEALALMNGTAVMTGLACLAYARADYLLQLATRITALNVVALQGNPEHFDERLFAAKPHPGQMQVAAWLRKDLAIDAPTAPLHRLQDRYSLRCAPHVLGVLADSLNWLRSFIETELNSANDNPIIDAEAERVLHGGHFYGGHIAFAMDSLKNLVANVADLLDRQLALLVDERYNHGLPSNLSGASADRAMLNHGFKAVQIGTSAWTAEALKNTMPASVFSRSTECHNQDKVSMGTIAARDAIRVLELTEQVAAATLLAANQGVWLRGRDQDARPLPPALAAMHEELAQDFPPVIEDRALEGELRLCLQRIAAQHWRLHA
- a CDS encoding glycosyl transferase, whose translation is MTVETDKKHWADREERGSFLLMKFTAFAAKVLGRRLLSPLLYGIVLYFFLFGRTARRSAWQYQQRLADWSKREDLRPSHWRVFGQFMAFADSMLDKLDVWNGKLRIEQIEIIDPALLRNQLRGSRGQLLVGAHLGNLEVCRALAEIGEKVTMNVLVHTKHAEQFNRLLGEAGATNLRLIQVSELDPVIMLQLHERLERGEWLAIAGDRVPLHGGRSVSVDFLGHPAPFPQGPWLLAGLLKCPVNLLMCLKQPDGHYRLTLEPFADAVVWTRREREQVIHQWATRYAQRLSHYCLEAPQQWFNFYPFWKTDDDANP
- a CDS encoding glycosyltransferase family 2 protein, whose product is MHNPCAVIPVYNHETAIGTVVDALLAQSLPCILVDDASTQSCARVLDGLAERDNVFLVRLTANQGKGGAVMTGLREASRLGFSHALQVDADGQHDLHDVARFVEESRAHPEAMICGYPLFDESVPKGRLYARYLTHVMVWINTLSLQIRDSMCGFRVYPLAPTLAVIDSAKVGKRMDFDSDILVRLSWRNQPMRWLQTSVHYPLDGVSHFRLFHDNALISSMHTRLFFGMLLRLPVILWRRWRT
- a CDS encoding acyl-CoA synthetase family protein, with the translated sequence MNWIKLEQLLLKALPARAISHAPALDHAQLCEQALSVAAGLQAQGVRRLAVHLEDAAELAIGLLGAWRAGVSVLLPSDLQAQTRQRWSGEVDLWLTDQTGDSRLADFHEPALTGAELNLDECRLSLCTSGSSGEPKRIDKTLRQLANEVEALEQLWGADLGEACIIGSVATQHIYGLLFRVLWPLCAGRTFVRKQLAFPEDLQRASREHSIFAWVASPALLKRMGDNLDWPALSAVRRVFSSGGALPAEAAQSLHQRLQQWPTEILGSSETGGIAWRQGETLWQPFAGVELSQNADGALLIASPYLPAGHVEHTADAARIAADGRFELLGRLDRIVKLEEKRISLPMLEQALVAHDWVAEARLGVVQENRAVLGALLVLSDEGLFALREHGRRSLTEALRKHLSQHCEALALPRRWRLVRQLPLNSQGKLPQADIEALLLASRPKAPEVLEQVESDGEWSLQLSVPPDLAYFSGHFPKAPVLPGVVQVEWALNLGRQLLNLNGAFVGMEVLKFQQLVRPGDEVQLHLRFDPERGKLYFAYRNDTATCSSGRILLGVEQ
- a CDS encoding thioesterase family protein, which codes for MRSAGVLHADTEILVPFFDVDTMHVVWHGHYVKYLEVARCALLDKIGHNYTHMVESGYAWPIIDLQLRYVRGAVFGQKLNVRASLVEWENRLKINYLITDLQTGERLTRASSVQVAVEVSSREMQLASPKIFTDAVERMLR
- a CDS encoding MMPL family transporter; this translates as MTLLSERRLPWLFLILLLTVVALAGWQWRDGAPLSANLMELVPGTNPDALELRAEQRMQEPLNREMMVLVGHADRQQAVAMAQTLAEQWQASGLFEKVQWNLQADLPALRTQLLQGRLAMLSADDRQLLIEHPDAFIQQRVQALFDPFTGFSLVPNQDDWLGLTGRIQNSQPQHGAVQLDIGSGALVADADGKSWVLLRARTTGNAFDMNLPLQVADLLQHSREQAAKSDVQLLAASGLLYAANGQQQATREMTWVGGGATLGILLLLLLAFRRWRVLLAFVPVLVGMLFGAVACVALFGHMHVMTLVLGSSLIGVAVDYPLHYLSKSWSLKPWRSWPALRLTLPGLTLSLITSAIGYLALAWTPFPALTQIAVFSAAGLLGAYLSAVCLLPALLKNVELRPAQWPLRLAERLVGLREKLLERVRTPVLLLVLIAFCVGGLLQLQSKNDIRQWVGAPQRLTDEAQTIARITGYQPTSQFFLVRAANQQELLERQAALSERLQQLVNLDKLQGYLALDQLISPADQQQQVREALNKLPQFWQPLLDLGVPLAALQTELQQLQTLPLEDIDAALTGPLGEPYRTLWLGPTEEGVAAITSLQGLNNPSLLRVQALDLPGVVLVDRLGDLNNVFAATQISAAELKLASCVLIVLVLILPFGLGGALRIVALPLLAALCSLASLGWLGQPLTLFSLFGLLLVTAISVDYAILMREQVGGAAVSLLGTLLAAVTTWLSFGLLAVSSTPAVSNFGLSVSLGLAFSFMLAPWAGRHEHTATVTEHAA